From Gemmatimonadaceae bacterium, a single genomic window includes:
- the lexA gene encoding transcriptional repressor LexA → MALTKRQREILTYLGAYAEQNGYAPSFEEIARQFNYNSLATVHEHLTNLERKGYIKRAYNESRAIEILPSDAYPRAVELPLLGSVAAGMPIEAIEVNETVSVPESFIGRAGNHFVLRVRGNSMIDEQIRDGDFVVINERHAADNGDTVIALIDNAAATVKKFYRERDGRIRLQPANETMSPIYVHENDVTIQGVVVGVLRRY, encoded by the coding sequence ATGGCGCTCACGAAGCGGCAACGGGAGATCCTCACCTACCTCGGCGCGTACGCGGAGCAGAACGGCTACGCGCCGAGCTTCGAGGAAATCGCGCGACAGTTCAACTATAACTCGCTGGCCACGGTGCACGAGCACCTCACGAATCTCGAGCGCAAGGGGTACATCAAGCGCGCGTACAACGAAAGCCGCGCGATCGAGATTCTACCATCGGATGCGTATCCGCGCGCGGTCGAGCTGCCGTTGTTGGGCAGCGTGGCCGCCGGCATGCCGATCGAGGCGATCGAGGTGAACGAGACGGTGAGTGTTCCCGAGTCGTTCATTGGGCGCGCGGGCAATCACTTCGTGCTGCGCGTCCGAGGCAACTCGATGATCGACGAGCAGATTCGGGACGGCGATTTCGTCGTGATCAACGAGCGACACGCGGCCGACAACGGCGACACGGTGATTGCGCTCATCGACAACGCGGCGGCCACGGTCAAGAAGTTTTATCGCGAGCGCGACGGGCGCATTCGCCTGCAGCCGGCGAACGAGACGATGTCGCCGATTTACGTTCACGAGAACGACGTGACCATCCAAGGCGTCGTGGTGGGCGTGCTCAGGCGCTATTAG
- a CDS encoding indole-3-glycerol-phosphate synthase translates to MLGGIVAEAYERVERLRADRALVAALERAAADAPGAPSFLAALRRPTVSVIAEVKRRSPSKGAINPSLSAAAQASAYVEGGAAAISVLTEPLHFAGSLDDLRSARSAVADGAPLLRKDFHVDEVQLLEARAAGAAAALLIARALAPDALRRLVAFARSLQLEPLVEVRSAAELERALASGARVIGVNNRDLETLIIEPEVGAALVPLVPPDCIAIAESGVRDVSDVERASASGADAVLVGSSISAAADPVAAVRALTTVRRSARGG, encoded by the coding sequence GTGTTGGGCGGAATCGTCGCCGAGGCGTATGAACGCGTCGAACGGCTCCGCGCCGACCGCGCGCTCGTTGCTGCGCTCGAGCGGGCGGCGGCGGATGCGCCGGGTGCGCCGTCGTTTCTCGCGGCACTGCGGCGCCCAACGGTATCGGTCATCGCGGAAGTGAAACGACGCTCGCCGTCCAAGGGAGCGATCAATCCATCGCTATCGGCCGCCGCGCAGGCGTCGGCGTACGTCGAGGGCGGCGCGGCGGCAATCTCGGTCCTAACGGAACCGCTGCACTTTGCCGGCTCGCTCGACGACCTCCGCTCGGCGCGCTCGGCAGTCGCCGACGGCGCGCCCCTCCTCAGGAAAGACTTTCACGTGGATGAAGTGCAGCTGCTCGAAGCGCGCGCCGCCGGTGCGGCGGCAGCGCTCTTGATCGCCAGGGCGCTGGCGCCCGACGCGCTTCGGCGGCTTGTCGCGTTCGCTCGTTCGCTGCAACTCGAGCCGCTGGTCGAAGTGCGCAGCGCGGCCGAGCTCGAGCGGGCGCTCGCCTCGGGCGCCCGGGTGATCGGCGTCAACAATCGCGATCTCGAAACGCTGATCATCGAACCCGAGGTCGGCGCAGCACTCGTGCCGCTGGTTCCACCGGACTGCATCGCGATCGCGGAGAGCGGCGTGCGGGATGTGTCCGATGTCGAACGCGCGTCGGCGAGCGGCGCCGACGCCGTGCTCGTCGGCTCGAGCATTTCCGCGGCGGCAGACCCCGTCGCGGCAGTGCGGGCCCTGACAACGGTGCGACGGAGTGCACGTGGCGGTTGA
- a CDS encoding phosphoribosylanthranilate isomerase encodes MAVDIKFCGLTRPLDAALVGPLGAGYAGVVLASGPRRLDAARAALVLDALTPGVKRAAVFGPQRVDEIADLSRRLRLDVAQLHDGPAPDTVRALRQALESPTAVWAVVRVADADAAAHRIAELDGVADGILLDAAAAGSLGGAGVAFDWSAFPAHAHPRRSTFIIAGGLTPANVAAAVRTFHPDVVDVSSGIERTRGVKDRELMSAFARAVLLESQRL; translated from the coding sequence GTGGCGGTTGACATCAAGTTCTGCGGTCTCACCCGTCCGTTAGACGCCGCGTTGGTCGGACCGTTGGGCGCCGGCTACGCGGGGGTAGTGCTCGCCAGCGGCCCCCGACGCCTCGATGCGGCGCGAGCGGCGCTCGTGCTCGACGCGTTGACGCCCGGCGTCAAGCGCGCGGCGGTGTTCGGCCCGCAACGTGTCGACGAGATCGCCGACCTGTCGCGCCGTCTCCGGTTAGACGTAGCGCAGCTGCACGACGGGCCGGCGCCGGACACCGTGCGCGCGCTGCGTCAGGCTCTCGAGTCGCCGACAGCCGTCTGGGCCGTGGTCCGCGTGGCCGACGCCGACGCCGCCGCACACCGCATCGCCGAGCTCGATGGCGTGGCCGATGGCATCCTGCTCGATGCCGCAGCGGCGGGAAGCCTGGGCGGAGCGGGCGTCGCCTTCGACTGGAGCGCGTTTCCCGCTCATGCGCATCCACGCCGCAGCACGTTCATCATCGCCGGGGGACTCACGCCGGCGAACGTGGCCGCGGCCGTTCGCACCTTCCATCCCGATGTCGTCGACGTGTCGTCCGGCATCGAGCGCACGCGCGGGGTGAAAGACCGCGAACTGATGAGCGCCTTCGCGCGCGCCGTCCTACTCGAGAGCCAACGCCTATGA
- the trpB gene encoding tryptophan synthase subunit beta, with amino-acid sequence MTIVERQDRFGVFGGRYVPETLVPALDQLEEEYDRAMADRGFRAELNSLLCTYVGRPSSLSDAPRFSALVGAPVYLKREDLNHTGAHKINNTVGQAMLARRMGKRRIIAETGAGQHGVATATVCARFGLECVVYMGEEDMRRQALNVFRMKLMGAEVRPVTSGTRTLKDATSEAIRDWVTNVTDSHYIIGSVVGPAPYPRIVRDLQSVIGTEARAQMLERAGRLPATVVACVGGGSNAMGIFHAFVPDREVELVGVEAAGEGLETERHSASLSRGTPGVLHGSLSYLLQDEHGQVHPAHSISAGLDYPGVGPEHSHLKDSGRAMYVSVTDAQALDGFQTLSRLEGIIPALETAHAVAWVASQRGRWAEDAPVLICVSGRGDKDATQVSELLAAVDA; translated from the coding sequence ATGACCATCGTGGAACGACAGGATCGCTTCGGAGTCTTTGGCGGGCGCTATGTGCCCGAGACCCTCGTCCCAGCCCTCGACCAACTCGAGGAAGAGTACGATCGCGCGATGGCCGACAGAGGATTTCGGGCCGAGCTGAACAGTTTGCTCTGCACCTACGTCGGTCGTCCATCCTCGTTGAGCGATGCGCCGCGCTTCTCCGCGCTGGTTGGAGCACCCGTCTACCTCAAACGGGAAGACCTCAACCACACGGGCGCCCACAAGATCAACAACACCGTCGGCCAAGCGATGCTCGCCCGGCGGATGGGCAAGCGGCGGATCATCGCCGAGACCGGCGCCGGTCAGCACGGCGTGGCAACGGCGACGGTGTGCGCGCGGTTCGGTCTCGAGTGTGTGGTGTACATGGGCGAGGAGGACATGCGGCGCCAGGCGCTGAATGTCTTCCGGATGAAGCTGATGGGCGCGGAAGTGCGTCCGGTGACGTCCGGGACGAGGACGTTGAAGGATGCCACGAGCGAAGCGATTCGCGACTGGGTAACGAACGTGACTGATAGCCATTACATCATTGGCTCGGTGGTCGGGCCGGCTCCCTATCCGCGCATCGTGCGCGACCTGCAATCGGTGATCGGTACAGAGGCGCGCGCGCAAATGCTCGAGCGGGCTGGCCGATTGCCGGCGACCGTCGTGGCGTGTGTCGGCGGCGGATCGAACGCGATGGGCATCTTTCACGCGTTCGTTCCTGATCGCGAGGTGGAGCTGGTTGGCGTCGAGGCGGCGGGCGAGGGGCTCGAGACCGAGCGTCACTCCGCATCCCTGTCCCGCGGCACGCCCGGCGTGCTGCACGGATCGCTCAGTTATCTGCTGCAGGACGAACACGGCCAGGTGCATCCGGCCCACTCGATATCGGCCGGCCTGGATTATCCGGGTGTTGGGCCCGAGCACTCACACCTCAAGGATTCGGGCCGCGCGATGTACGTCTCGGTGACGGACGCCCAGGCGCTCGACGGTTTCCAGACGTTGAGCCGCCTCGAGGGGATCATTCCGGCGCTCGAGACGGCGCATGCGGTGGCGTGGGTCGCGTCTCAGCGCGGCCGTTGGGCGGAAGACGCGCCGGTGCTCATCTGCGTGAGCGGTCGCGGGGACAAGGACGCGACGCAAGTGAGCGAGCTCCTCGCGGCCGTGGACGCGTGA